TGTCTGGTAAGTCACATGCGCTGTTATTATGTAAGGCCGCGGAAAACACACAGTTCGCACCAGAAAAAGTTGGGACGCCGACGCCGTCCGTAGGAAGACGCGCGAGGAGTCAAAAAGGTGTCAATTGCGTGACCCGTCTCAGAAGAAACGTGTACGTCTTCCTGGGACTACTCGTAGAACACGATCTGTGCCCCAGATTGTCACCGACGTCACCGGGAGACCATGCATCCTATGAAATGCCCAGCGTACCCGGCTAATTACGCAATCGAAGCTAATCACGGAAATTTGCGACGACGCCAATCATAATGTGACGCTCTTTATGTCAGTAGGCTTACGTCCGTGCGGAGCAGACCTTCAGTATTCCAGCTTACGACGAACTGCGATGCACCTGCTCCGACGCGACGACTGCGCGTGCGCTGTAAGTGGTTCGCAGGAGTGAATCGAAGCAAGTCGAAGCTAACTGTCAAGAGCCCATGAGCATAGCGGTTAGGAGCAAAGCTGCTCATGCGCAGTTTCCAACCCTTCCAATTTAAGCCATAATTTCTCCAATTTGTCACTTTAACACTTTGCCAATACGCCAGCGGCGCGTCTTGGCAGCGCGAGATAAGCCCAGTGTAGGCAGGATTCTAGTAACAATTTTTTGGTCTCGGTACGCTTTATACGGGCCTTGCTCTTGGCTCTCCCGAGAGACACGAGATAACCCCGCGGCAGAATATTTAAAACAGAAAGCGAGAAAGACGGCATCGAAACCAGCACCACATTTCGCCACGTAAGAAATGACACGCGCGCGCGTagcggcgtcgatgacgccgacGGCTGCAAGTGAAAACAGTGCGGCAGCCAAGGCGCGAAATTGGAAAGCCCAACCGCGGAGACGATGACGAGAGATTTTCAGGACCGACGAGTGCCTCTGAGATTCGCTAAGAAAAAGATGGAGCGACCGGCGCGAAGGAAGGCGAGGAGAAAGAGGTCTGGAAGGATGTCCCTGCctagcgtggcgccatctctccgCTGCGGCGGTCGTTGCTCTTTCGCAGCCCACCACTACCGCCACCGAAAGGAGAGTACGGAGACGCCGATGCGAGGGCCCGGTTTTTTGGGCTGTGTAAAAAACAGCATAAGCGGTCGGCCCGATTTGAAGAGAGCGGGCAAGTTTGCTCTGCGGCCAGTAGTCGGCGCCACTGCCTCCTCGCCTCTTTGCGTTTCTGTTCCATTTGTTTCCGTCAAAATGCGGCAGAAACATGCTAGACAATTCAGCACGGCTGTTGCGGCTTGTCATATCTTCAATTCCTCGCTCGCAACCGTAAAACGGACTTTTTGACAGCTCATATGAGCTTCCCGTCTCTGCGTAGAACCCTACATATGCAGAGGTTGAAACGTAGCCATCCGGTATGAATGGAACTTGGCGAGCTCCGTACGAACAAACGGGCGCAGTTGCAGCTAACCTGCGAGAGTGGCGCCACTTTTGAAAACCATTCCGGCGAACATGTAGCTTCCGAAATGGCCACCTAGCCGTCATAGTGGAAGCTCAGAATGGTGGACCATCAGTGAATTAACAGAGACTAGGATAGAGTACAGCGGGGATGTATACAGTTATTATACACCGAAGACATGATTTGCCCACCACCCACACTATCGCAGAACTCCCGTCCCTAATGCTTCAGAGGCACTCGTCGCCCGTAGCACGATCGCGTCACGCGGGAATATGGTTGACGATGATTATTAGGCTGGGCCACGCAGTACTTGAGAGGTGGCAGGCCAGGGGCCACGATGGCCGGAGGAGATACTTGAATATTTTCCGACCTGCCCTGCTCCTCGAACTAACTGATTACATTCGAACGCACTTATATCACCAGCTTAGTAAGCCTGTCCATCCGCTCTCGGCTTGAGCAGGAGGACCTTCGACGCGACTGCGAGGGGCGAGAAACCCCGTACAGTCGAGACACAGCAGCAGCGCACCGCCCGCAAACACACAATGAGCTGTCGCGACTCTTTGGCAACGTGGATGTCGGCACTATTTAGATGATGATTCAGCGCGATACAGTCCACTTACGTCCTCACAACGCTTCTTTCTCAACTGTCCTATGTACACGAAGCAAGCGTTGTCCTCCGCCACACCGGCAGAGAGTGTTGGGACCAAGAGGCTGCAGAAGACGAGAAAGGCCTCTCCAGAAACGACGACCGATGACACACAGCCGATGGCGTCCCCCCTCAGGACATGACGGTGGCCACGTGGTCCTCGGAACCCATGAGTCCCTTGTAGCCGAAGCTGATCTGCTGGCCCGAGGAGGCGACCAGCTGGCAAGTGGCGGCTGACGGGGATGCGGCCGTGGTGGTGACTACGCAGTCGGCCGCCTGCTGCTGCGACGCGGCCAGCGAGCGCATTAGGTCCTCGGCACTGACCGGCGCCAGCTTGACGTGCGGCGGGGACAGCGGCGAGAGCAGGTCGAAGTCGTACAGGGACAGGTCAATGTCGCCGAATAtctcgtcgctgctgctgctcgcgccactgctgttgctgttgctggccagcgacgacgaggaagaggaagGGCTCGTCTGCAGCACCGAGGAAGATGCCGACGAGGAAGTGACCACCATGGCAGCCGCGGGCGAGTTGTGCGCGGGCAGCAGGGTGTAGAGGGGCGCCGAGCCGTTAACGCCGCCGCTGCCGCACCCGGGGTCGGTAATGCCGCACGCAGACGCCGAGGACACTGGCTCGGCCACCGTGGGCGCCGGCGGCGTGACGGGCGCGCCGCTGCCGAAGTTGAGTACCGAGCTCCAGTTGAGACTCGGCAACCTGTCCTCGTCCGTCCACAGGGGTGTGGGAGGGGGTCCGGAAACCGGCGGTTCGGCGGGAGACCGCACAAAGGGCGTCAGGCGGCCGCTGTCCCCAGGAGGGCACGACCGGTCGTAGTCGTCCCCGTAGCCGCCATTGTGGAAGGGCGTCGCAGGGCCGTACGGCTGGTGCTGTGGCAGGTGGTGGTGACCGGCTCCGAGCCCGCCATTGGTGGTGGCGCCGTGTaagtgatggtggtggtggtgaggcGAGTGATGGTGGTGATGAGGGTGATGGGGGTGATGGGGCGACGTGTCAGCAGCCGTCGGTAGCGTCGCCGGCTCGGGACCTCTCGGCGGCCTCATTTCCCGCTCGAGCGCCCGCAGAGTGTTGCACACAAGTACCGAGCGCAGAAGGCTGGGGTCGGGTGCCTGCCGGAAGCGGGCCAGCTTGCAGATGCTCATGTTAAATACCACGTGTTGGCGGCGCGAATACGAGGAGCGGGCGTCCTCGCCCGACGAGCATCCGCCCGTGGTCGAGCTGGCCGATGAGCAGGAGCTGGAGGAGCTCGAGTCCTCCTCTTCGTCATCCTCCTCTTCGTCGAGACCGCCACCATCGGAGAAGTCGTCGAGCGAGTGCGCCTTGCGCTTGATTCCGCGGGGCTGCGCCTCCGAGAACATAGCGCTCACATGGAAAGGCGGGGCTACGGGAGCTGCTGCACTCTGCGAAGATCGGGGAGGGAAAAAAAGCAAACTCGGTTAGCATCACGCCCAACATCCGTCAGAAAAGCACGCATCTGACAAGCGCAGTAAACGAAGTTCTAACCTCGTTCAAGTTGAAAAGTGAGTCTACGAAATAAATGTACAGGTCACAGGAGGGTCTCCCGTTTCTGGAAAGTGCCAGTTCGCTCTGCTTTGGAGCTACGGTCTGCAATTTTCCTGGTAGCAAGtcggaaaggaaaacaaaacttacGAAAATGATTTGGAAGCAAACAACAAAACAACCAGAAGACACAAGACAGTTAGCTGTCCTGTTTTGTGGCGTTCTTTGCCTTCAAATTATCTACCGACTAGCTCACTTAGTCGCCTTATGAACATAACGGTGAGAGCCGTTCCCACGCGCAAGCGCGAACACACTTCACCAAATATAGCAGGCGGCTTTACAACTTTTCGACAGAACACACGTCGTGCATTGCAGGAAGACCCCAATACATACAACAGCGTTAACCCCGAGGCTTAATGCGTGTTCCTGCTGTTTCGTGATCTGCATACGTATTGTGGCACAAAACAACTCGGGTTCTCGATTATTTCATTATGCAGAGACTCAACAGTACTGACGACAAGCCAGAATATAGTTTACCGATAAATTTCAGTCGCGTCTCCAGACAATGCACCAATAAAAGAATTAAATGTGGAGGAAATTGTGTGAAGCAAGTTCGTGCATTGGCGGAACTTCATGAATCAGTTGCCGTTGCTCTGTGAAGTACTGAAGAAGCTGCACTACATGAACTGCACCAATGCACTCACATGAAGAACGAAGAAGCAGTAACTAAGCAATAGTTCCGACTGTGATAAATAGCCGGATCACACATGGGGTCCTCTGCTACGTTGTCATTATACTCAAGTTCTTTTTCTCGCGTAAGCACTTCTCCTACAGAAGCAATTTCACGAGTTAGTACAGTGTGGCCAGCAATCAAGCACGTGACGCGATCGTGCAACGGAAAACGCGTAAGGGAGTTACGCCTTTAATCGCACATTCAGAAAACACGCCGAAAGAAGACAACATCCATTTATACACATCGAAGGCAAAAGTGGGCACGCATGCGCCAAGCAGGCTGCAAGCAAAGCATCGCCGCTTCGCCGGGCGTGCCAAGCTCGAACGCGTCCTCAGCCCGTTTGAAAACTTGGCGCCCAGCGTTGGGGACGTGCCAGGGACAACGCGCGCAGAAAAAAacgggggggagggagggaaggggaggggaGGTCGCGCAGCGCGGAGGTGGTAAAACCAGAAACAGCAAAGAAGGCAAGACCCGCGATGGCGAGGGAGGAGACgcagcgcgatttttttttttcgcgacagGTGCGGccgcctgctctctctctctctctccttctctcggGACGGTTTCTTTGTCCtatttctttcctcctttttctttgcGCTCCGATGGCTGGGCGCTCTGCGGTTGCATGCACGGGATGCTACAGCTGCGCCGCCCTAGCGGCTGcgcggaggatgtgggcaaccatGCACGCCGACGCCAGTCGTGCTGGAAGCGCTGGCACTCACATCAATGGGTGCATAGCCTCTGAGACGGTCGAAATGGAGCCAACAGCGCAGAATTTCTCGAGTCTCGGAGGCCGCAAACCGGATTGCGAAACTAATGTTGAAAAGGCTTCCAGCCGAAGACGCAAGACACGGACAGCAGGGAAGAAGGCACACCACATGCTGTTCATGTCAGTTTTCTGCACGAAACTTTTCGCAACGTGTGTATAAACGAGCTCAGGAAATGACCATTCTCAAACTTTCATCACTAGTCTGACCGCGACAACGCACATTTTGGCGCAGTTAGCAATAGTTTGCGCGAGATCATTGAGAAATCGGCAAAGCTGCCAGTAGGTCTCCTTTGATGGCATCAACGTGAAGCCGACACATACCTAAAGCATCCTGAGTGTCCAAATTCAGAAGAAATTGAGTAGAACTGCCCTTCGATAATTATTTATCGTAACCTGGTTTCGTATAGCACGATATCATTATCGATAAGTTTGCAAAACCTAGACAACTATACAAAGGGCATCAGTTGATTTATAActattctttcatttctttccttcaaGGTTGTCAACACATAAGTTAGCTACAAACAAAATTAAAACATTTCCACAGGTTATTTAGCCATAGCGCTCACGTAGGGCCTTTGAACTTCACAAACGCCCGCAATTTCCCTCCTGACAAACCCTTCGCGTTCATAAGCCGCGCTCGTATGACATGGTTCTGTCGGAGTACGGCTGAAACTATTACAACGGCAGCTGCGGTAACAGCGCGCGCTGACGAGGCATCGGTTGTGCAGAGAGTAGGGATAATTAAAACCGCATACTCGCGAACCGGAGCCGCCGCCGGACGACAGCAGGCCTGGCCCGCAATGGCGTGGCGCCGGCTATCGGACTGTGCGAACTCACCGACTCATGCTTGGAGTAGAGAAGACATGACATTCCTGTTcattattccttttctttttcttggaatAAGCTGCAATATTGCATACAAGGGTAATTAAAATAAAAGAGTGCAGACCCTCGTCacgtcaaaattgaaaaaaaggaaggaagacagGTCGTTTAGGTGTTAACTTGAGGTACTTTGCCGTGTTCCATAGTGAAGACAGTACAACACACGAACGTCTTCTCAGTCTTCCGCATCCTTTTGCCAGCTGCAACGCAAGCGTCGTAGTTATTTGGCGTTTCTATTGCCACCTTACGTCGCTGCCTACGTTAGATGGGCACTCGTTCTGCTGACATGACACAAAAACCAGATCAAAGCAAGTTTGGAATTGTCAAAACACTCGGATTCGGCCAACGGGATAAGCCTAGGCCACGGCCTGGTGGGCGCTCTCCTCAGCAGCTCGAGCCGTTGGGCAAGGCGCTCGGCTCGAAGCAGTTATTAGCTGCACAGAGCTTGAGCGAGCCATGCGAAACGCGCGCGCTCCAAACGGACACCGGTTGCGGGAGAGGCCCATGTCTATGCGCGCGCGCACTGACGCGCATGCGCGGTGCGACTCCCGTCTGCAAGAGCTGTACGCGTCAGAGAGGGAACTGGAGTCGGCGAGGAGGAGGGGGCCATCCTCTCGGACCGCGTGTTCCTGCCGAACACACAATACAGGTTCCGCCAGCAGGGCCGCGCTGGTGTCACTGGTGTTCGCGATCTCAAATAGCTGAGTAGGAGTAGCAGCGGCTACTCCAGCCGTGGCGTCGTTGCGCGGCATGTGCACCCGCTGGCTCGGTTTAGCAGGGACGGCTGGCTCGCTGAGCGCGCGGTCCTTGAGAGAGGTTCGGCTGCGCGCTGTGCCTCGGACCGCGCGTTGCCGTGCGTCCGTCGTGGAGACCTCGTTCGCACCGGTCAAACCGGTTCgcaaatagaaaaacaaaaaccAAATAGGGGGCTGGCAGgacgaaggaaaaagaaagacggcctCCTCGTCTCGCCTTTTCCTCCACACGTTCTCCTTTCCCCTTCAATTTGAGAGCCAAGTCTACGGGTTTCGTACTTTTCTTTTCCGCaagttcctctttttctttttcttgaagtgcCTCTGCAGCGTCTCGGCGTTTATTATGAAGTCCTCGCGTAGGGCTGCAGGCCTCCCGtggtgcgttgcgtgtgtgtgcctTGTTCTCGGGCGATTTCTCCACCTTTCtggctgattttctttttttcgttcagcACCGTCTGCAACACAGCGAGCCGCCATCTTGATCCACCCCGATCGCCGCGGCGTCATCCCCTCTCCACCACCGCCATTTCATCCAGATTCACGCAGCCTGTTGTTCTGACGCCGCGATGAGGAAGGCGAAAGAATAGAGAAGACAAAAGAGATGAGAAATGAGGAGGGGCTGGCGTAGACTTAGTTAAGGCGACGGCGTCCTTCCTTCATCAACCACGACCTCCGACGCCGTCCTTCGCTCTGTTTTGTTTTCGGTTTTCTCTCTGGACTGAGTTCTGAGTTGAGTTCCGAGTTCCCATGTGCATGTTCTCTGGAGATATTGATTTGCGTCGTTCGCCACACAGCCAGCTGTCCCATGCGCGCGAGGAAGAAAGCGAGTGTTGCTCTTTCATTCcacgttttattttttccttcgttTAGCTCGTCATTGCGGCAGGAAAAGAAGCTGAGGAGCAGAAGCAGCCAGAGAGGAGAGCGCGGTGTCGAGAACTCtgcgtcgtcgtcgctgtcgtcCGTGCATCAGGAAATGCTGTCCGGCCTCGCCggacgacgacgaatgcgcgcTGGAAGCCAGCGCCAGGCATCCTATAGCAATCCCCCTCTCGCTACCTTCCTGACTCCCTTCTCTTACGGGACTTTTCTGCGGCGGCCCTGTCTCCGGCACGCAtgggtggcggcggcggccgaaAGAGGTGGCAGGGCGGGAGgcggcaggggggggggagggaatcgAGAGACTCGGCTAGCGGTGTACGGACCGCTACGCCAGAACGCCACACACATTCTCTCCCTTCCAACCGCCACGCCACCTCTCAATCTTATTTTCCTTGCGCCCAGAAGAAGGAGGAACCCCCTTTCCTGAGCGTTCGTTCCTCGGTCGGCTTCGGCGCGTCGACGCGCCTGGACGTGACTGCGCTCGGGCCGAGCGGCGGGAGGTCCTGCGCCTCTCgccgcgacgacgacgacgaagcggGCCGCCGTTTTGAAGCTCCCGCGATCCTACGCTCCGCACAGTGCGGCTCCGTTCGACGCCACGCAATTCCACCGCGGAAGTAAACACGGACGTCGGCGGACCACAAACGGGCGCCGGATAGCGGACGGCGGAGGATGCGGAAGGCCTTCGCCTACcactacccccctccccccttcctctAGAAATCCAAGCTCGCATGCAAACGGAGCGCGCGGTCGCGTTGTTATAGACGTCGTCGACACGTCCTGGTTGTGAAGAGCAGACCGGGCAGGGTCGGCAGCAGCAGCTGTTGAGAGACACGAAGGCTGCGCGGCTGAATCGGCATCGGAATCGGGTCGCAATCATTGGAGAGTTTGAGCTTGTTCGTAAACTTGTTAGCGCATGTGGGATACCTGGTTTTACCGGACACGCGTGCTGTAGCAACAACGGTGGTAGTGGTATCTCGTGACAAGAAATTCTTGACCAGAGAGGGCTCGAATTCAGAATGGGtaggggaggggagagggggcgAGGGGAGACGGAACGTAAGATCGTTCCCCCTGAATTCAGCGCAATTTAAAgcacctcaggtggtcgaaattcatcTGGAGCCCACATTACAGCGTGTCTGATACTCAgttcatggttttggcacgtaaaactccagaatataGTTATTCTAGTTAACATTATCTCTATGAATGGCGTTATTAGTAGGGCGCAGTCATTGCGTGTAATATAAAACGACTCAAGTAGTTATTGCATTATAGCTGCAGCTGTCAGCTCGTCGGCTAAGCATTAATTAGAGTCAGAGGCTTCTAAACCAGCGCACTACAAGTTTCAGCAATGGAAACCGCAAGGCGCAAGTATACATACTTCCACGTGATTTCAACGAAAAGTACACGTAACAAACGCGCTGCGCAAGACAAATGTACCCGACAACGATACTCTCTCGCACTATAGCAATATAGGACATCACACAACAATGCCTTTTCGAGGCAGAGACATATACTGTAACGGAGTGAAAACTTAGCGCACTAAGAATATGCCTCGGTGTTCCTAAGGAGACAAAACGACGAAGGAACAGCAGAAAATCCAAAGCGAGCCACCGAAAAAGTCGAGCTATAACCGCAGGAGCGCACTAAGGGCGGGGAAATATGATAAGAAATTAGGCGAAATAGCGCAGCTAAagaaagggaacggtaagaatgaagagaaagaaacggAGAGAAAGGAAGGAAGTTACAAAGAAACGTCGACATACCAGGTTTTGTCTCCGTGGCCGTAGCTAGTGggcgaacaagaaaaaaaaggagaggccGATCGAGGTAGTACACACCGAAGCGCTTTGGCAGAGCCTTACAAAGCCAATTGTTTCACCGTGAAGCGCCAACGCGTAGGCGATTCCGCCGGCATTCTCGGTCGAACAATTGCCACAAGCTGTTCCTATGGCTCGTGCCGTTGAAGCTAAGCAGCGAAATGCCGGAGAAAGAAGATCGAAGGAGCTCCTTaagcagagtaaaaaaaaagaaatggaagtcGAGAGGTCGTTGAGTACGCGCTAAGGTAGAAGGCAGCATATCGCCTCATTCTTTGATGTAagggcgtggcctccgagatcttgAGCGAGCGCCTCGCACTGCCCGGTGCGGGCGTCCGTGGAAAGGAAATTTCTTGATCGAGCGACGACTGGCTAGACACTGAATTGCTCATCGCTGTTTGTTTTGTTCAGACAGTGCATGTCATATTAGTAGATGTGCGAACACAAGGTGTTATGTGGATTTATTGTAATCAGAGAGGTAGGCCTACCAGCTCTGGATACCATGAGCCTATTGAAGTCAAGCGATATCATAGGGAACCAACGATATGCTATGTGACTGGTTCCCCAAACCGTTGCATGAAGCGAATATGTAACAGATTTTTACTTAATGCTATACGAGATGTGTAGAGATATCGAACCTTTGACCTTACACTATTTGCTATATGCTGTTTTCAAACAACCCGTTTGGAATTCTTAATAAGCGAAAGATTGACTAAAGGAACTAAACTTCCTCCCAACTTTCAGTCTACGGACATTCAAACATATACAGGAAAATGGATTTTCCCGAGACAAATTACTAATGTTCAGTAGCGAAAACAGTCTTGGAGAAGTCCATGTACAACTAAATCATAAACTCGGCCCTAGACTCACAGACAGAACATCTAGGCTGACACTGCTATGACACTGCTCGGTATGTCTGAAGACCTACCACCCACAGAAGCCTTTCTGCATCACCTTCGACTTCAATCGGATTTGCTTTGATACCTCTGCTACCGCTTTATTGGTTCCTCCTCATATATGACAGTTTCATTGTTTAGAAAATCATCATGGGCGCCTCTCAATCCGTTACTACAGAAGAATGCGGGTGACTCGAAGAGCAGAAGAAAGATTGATGCTTGCGAAACCAATGGCTGCGCGTACGCTCCAGTTTGACTGCATTGAAGGCAGTCCACTTTGTCTATATGACACGCATCGTCCTATTCTCGGACAAGAAGCCACTTCTTGTTCTCCGTTGTTCCCAAGCGCTTCCCGCTCCACTAATATTTCGCACGACCTCTGTATTGTCAAGTGCTGTTCACGATAAGCAGGTAGTGCGAAGAATCCAATAACGTACGGCGCTTGCGCGAGAGCGGAAGCACAATGGCACTGGTATAGACAGGGAAAAGCCGATCAGGATTGCAAAAACAAGGCAGAAGATGTATAGATATTGAATTCGTTCGATTATATTTGTGCACGGTTGTGCCTAGGCAAAATTGGTGGCGCAATATTGCCAGCCTAGATTTCTGCCAATTCGCCAAAATGATCACCATCATCACCGCACTGTGCATAGCGGCGATACCACAGCGGCGACCTTCCTCAGAACATTGCCCAGGGTTAGCAGTACGAATGTAAcgctctatctatctatctgtacaCTCGCAAATGTGCATATAGCGTTCACTATCGAATATGTCACTCCGCGAACAAAGGTGGCCCCCCAGAACCACTTCGTACACCACGCAACGTGCAAGAGGGCACCGAGGCATCTGTACTCAATCGCGACCCAAATCACCGTTCTTTCCACTATAGCGAAGTTTTCTTCACCTTTTCCTGACACAGTGCGTGGGCGGCTGTGTGGACTATCAAAATGGGCCGATTTGGGAGCCCAACGCGCCGCAGCACGTGGGTCCTCGCGAAAATTTTTACGTTTGTAATGCGGGTCCATCCTGGAGGCAGTGCAATACCACAGTACGCACATGTATTTTACTAGCAATAAATAGGCCCAGCATAACAATGTTAAGTGACCCCCGCCTCAGCAGCGTATCTCAGCAGGCGTACCGGGAAGCTAGTCGCTTGGCTCCCACAAATCACCCTCCCATGATTTTTATCCAATTCTTAAGTTGTATGTATGGCAGGAAAGAGGTACGTGTCACGCAAATCCGACTCCATGGGACTGCAGGTTCGCTCGCGAACACAACAAAAGCTCGATGCCGGAAAGAGCGTCCGCGAGAGGGCACTGTCGAACGCGAAGACACAACGGAGGATGGGTGGGTTAGGAGGGGGTTGGTTTGATAGTAAGCACGCATCAGCAGAACAAACCCGACATGCTTTACGCATAGTGGCGGATCCCCGTGTATAGAAGTTCGAGGGGacaggaggagaaggagactcgCCCTTCCCCCTCTCACAGACCCCATAGATGATGGAGCCGCTCCTTCCTAGCCCGGCCGGGCGGGTACCGGAAACGGAAGTCGGGCATCTTTTTCTTGCTCTTCTCGTTCGCATCTCCCGGCTAGTGAGAGCGGCGGTAAGGGCTGGGGGGAATCGAGGGGGTCACATGTGCTTCCGGCGTCGCTCTCCGCGCCGCTGCTTTATCGCCGCCGATGCTAGGCTACGCACCGCGCGTCAGCGAACTGTGTGCGGAGTACGACGTTTTTCCTTTGAGTAGCGCGCCGAAGAGGTACGCCAGTAACACCAATTCAACAAGGACTCGCAAATATGAATACTGTCACAAGGACTACCTACTCCGCCGAGGCTGGAGTACTTACTGGATTTGAAATAATTTATGGCAACAAATCTGTAGCGGCCGGCGTGGACTGTGGCCGAAATAAGTGCGCTTGAGCGGTTGACTCCGTGTAGGAAACAGAAGCCCTCCCTTTGTTTATCAAATAAGGTGCTACTTTTTAAATCTTACACGCGCAAACCATATCATGCAGGCCCATAGTCGCGAAGTTATAGCAGCGCAAATTAAATACCAATACCTTCCCATAGTCGCATTACTTGTGATTTCTGTATcgt
The sequence above is a segment of the Dermacentor variabilis isolate Ectoservices chromosome 7, ASM5094787v1, whole genome shotgun sequence genome. Coding sequences within it:
- the LOC142588006 gene encoding uncharacterized protein LOC142588006 isoform X2, with the translated sequence MFSEAQPRGIKRKAHSLDDFSDGGGLDEEEDDEEEDSSSSSSCSSASSTTGGCSSGEDARSSYSRRQHVVFNMSICKLARFRQAPDPSLLRSVLVCNTLRALEREMRPPRGPEPATLPTAADTSPHHPHHPHHHHHSPHHHHHHLHGATTNGGLGAGHHHLPQHQPYGPATPFHNGGYGDDYDRSCPPGDSGRLTPFVRSPAEPPVSGPPPTPLWTDEDRLPSLNWSSVLNFGSGAPVTPPAPTVAEPVSSASACGITDPGCGSGGVNGSAPLYTLLPAHNSPAAAMVVTSSSASSSVLQTSPSSSSSSLASNSNSSGASSSSDEIFGDIDLSLYDFDLLSPLSPPHVKLAPVSAEDLMRSLAASQQQAADCVVTTTAASPSAATCQLVASSGQQISFGYKGLMGSEDHVATVMS
- the LOC142588006 gene encoding uncharacterized protein LOC142588006 isoform X1, whose translation is MGVEVSPLHALRFKSAAAPVAPPFHVSAMFSEAQPRGIKRKAHSLDDFSDGGGLDEEEDDEEEDSSSSSSCSSASSTTGGCSSGEDARSSYSRRQHVVFNMSICKLARFRQAPDPSLLRSVLVCNTLRALEREMRPPRGPEPATLPTAADTSPHHPHHPHHHHHSPHHHHHHLHGATTNGGLGAGHHHLPQHQPYGPATPFHNGGYGDDYDRSCPPGDSGRLTPFVRSPAEPPVSGPPPTPLWTDEDRLPSLNWSSVLNFGSGAPVTPPAPTVAEPVSSASACGITDPGCGSGGVNGSAPLYTLLPAHNSPAAAMVVTSSSASSSVLQTSPSSSSSSLASNSNSSGASSSSDEIFGDIDLSLYDFDLLSPLSPPHVKLAPVSAEDLMRSLAASQQQAADCVVTTTAASPSAATCQLVASSGQQISFGYKGLMGSEDHVATVMS